A stretch of Aerococcus christensenii DNA encodes these proteins:
- the truA gene encoding tRNA pseudouridine(38-40) synthase TruA has protein sequence MKEKKGNKMGKRYKITMQYDGTPFVGFQVQPNGKTIQGELQRALSIMTKGQKVFVHGSGRTDAGVHALGQVAHLDYPGEIRSEALMKALNSMTDDAIQIYQVEEVEKYFHARFHVLKKRYIYRVSLAPFISPFERNYVLHHPYRTNINRIQQALPVLLGEHNFKSFCSTKTDKTEFDRILYRAEATLSEDGKSLTFTFEGNGFLYNMVRILVGTLLQIGDGLRPVENMVYLLEAQDRQQAGPTAPACGLYLEHVSYMDLAQRIQKSEAAGFIE, from the coding sequence TTGAAAGAAAAGAAAGGAAATAAAATGGGAAAGCGTTATAAAATTACCATGCAGTACGATGGCACGCCCTTTGTAGGCTTTCAGGTGCAACCCAACGGCAAAACCATCCAAGGCGAATTACAAAGAGCTCTCTCTATTATGACCAAGGGACAGAAAGTTTTTGTGCATGGCTCTGGTCGAACAGATGCAGGAGTTCATGCTTTAGGACAAGTCGCACATTTGGATTATCCAGGAGAAATTCGGTCAGAAGCTTTAATGAAGGCTCTTAATAGTATGACTGATGATGCCATTCAAATCTATCAAGTGGAAGAAGTTGAAAAGTATTTTCATGCGCGGTTTCATGTGCTTAAGAAGCGGTATATTTATCGCGTATCCTTGGCCCCATTCATTTCACCTTTTGAAAGAAATTATGTCTTACATCATCCTTATCGCACAAATATTAATCGAATACAGCAAGCCTTGCCTGTTCTATTGGGAGAACATAATTTTAAAAGTTTTTGTTCTACTAAAACAGATAAGACCGAATTTGATCGCATTCTTTATCGGGCAGAAGCCACTCTTTCAGAGGATGGAAAATCTCTGACGTTCACTTTTGAAGGCAACGGATTTCTTTATAATATGGTCCGTATTTTAGTGGGGACACTTTTACAGATTGGAGATGGCTTACGTCCGGTAGAAAATATGGTTTATCTTTTAGAAGCTCAAGACCGTCAGCAAGCTGGACCAACTGCGCCAGCCTGTGGACTTTATTTGGAACATGTTTCGTATATGGATTTGGCTCAGCGAATTCAGAAATCTGAGGCAGCAGGTTTCATCGAATGA
- a CDS encoding L-lactate dehydrogenase — protein sequence MTRRVAIIGMGNVGAAVAHQLIIEGKVDDLVLIDKNENKVRADAIDFEDALTHLPYHVNIIVNDYERLGEMDVIISTLGNMKLIDPQRPDRFAELRHNKEEVAKVSEKIKRSGFKGILVVVTNPCDAICMLYQEGTGLSKERVIGTGTLLDSARLHRSLGKFFKVHPKSVQGYSLGEHGDSQFVAWSNVSVFDRNIYDLSEEMAADLEAIEEETRQGGHTVFFGKHYTNYGISAAVVRLVLIILSDAHEELPVSNYREEYGTYLSYPAIVGRQGIIKQCQLKLTDEELEKLKRSAETILAKANYSE from the coding sequence ATGACAAGAAGAGTCGCTATTATTGGAATGGGAAATGTTGGCGCAGCTGTCGCCCATCAATTAATTATCGAAGGAAAAGTAGATGATTTGGTATTGATTGATAAGAATGAAAATAAAGTAAGAGCAGATGCGATTGATTTTGAGGATGCTTTAACCCATTTGCCTTACCATGTGAATATCATCGTGAATGATTATGAACGATTAGGGGAGATGGATGTGATTATCTCTACCTTAGGAAATATGAAACTTATCGATCCTCAAAGGCCAGATCGTTTTGCAGAGCTTCGCCATAACAAGGAAGAAGTGGCTAAAGTGAGCGAAAAAATTAAACGTTCAGGTTTTAAGGGAATTCTTGTGGTCGTAACGAACCCTTGTGATGCGATTTGTATGCTTTATCAAGAAGGCACAGGACTTTCAAAGGAAAGAGTGATAGGAACAGGAACTTTACTCGATTCAGCTCGCTTGCATCGATCTTTAGGGAAATTTTTCAAGGTGCATCCTAAGTCTGTACAAGGTTACAGTTTAGGAGAACATGGAGATTCTCAATTTGTGGCATGGTCTAATGTTTCTGTTTTTGATCGAAATATATATGATTTATCTGAAGAGATGGCTGCCGATTTGGAAGCAATTGAAGAGGAGACGCGTCAGGGTGGACATACGGTATTTTTCGGAAAGCACTACACAAATTATGGAATTTCGGCAGCGGTTGTGAGATTAGTTTTAATCATACTTTCAGATGCCCATGAGGAGTTGCCGGTTTCAAATTATCGAGAAGAATACGGCACTTATCTTTCTTATCCTGCAATTGTGGGAAGACAAGGAATTATAAAACAATGTCAGTTAAAATTAACCGATGAGGAGTTAGAAAAGTTAAAACGTTCTGCAGAAACGATTCTTGCAAAAGCGAATTATTCAGAGTAA
- a CDS encoding energy-coupling factor transporter transmembrane component T family protein, with amino-acid sequence MKNSFIMGRYLAGDSVIHRLDPRTKLSVMFLILIFIFFANNLASYALFGVFTIGSVLLTGISLKVFLKGLRPMILLILLTVGLQLFFTRTGEIYWQWRFLALTDEGIRNAIFIFLRFVFIIFISTLLTLTTKPLEITDGLEKLLYPFKHFLPVHEIALMLSIALRFVPTLLEETDKIMDAQWARGVDFNTGSLLQRIKAIIPILVPLFVSAFDRAYDLSIAMEARGFQGGEGRSKYRQLIWHSKDTWAVWLTVIVCLVVLYLRT; translated from the coding sequence ATGAAGAATAGTTTTATCATGGGGAGATACCTAGCAGGAGATTCTGTGATTCATCGTTTGGATCCTCGAACCAAATTATCTGTGATGTTTTTGATTTTGATCTTTATCTTTTTTGCTAATAATTTAGCCTCGTATGCGCTGTTTGGTGTCTTTACTATAGGAAGCGTGCTGCTGACAGGAATCTCTTTAAAAGTTTTTTTGAAGGGGTTAAGGCCGATGATTCTGTTAATCTTATTGACAGTAGGCTTGCAATTATTTTTCACGCGAACGGGAGAAATATACTGGCAATGGCGATTTTTGGCACTGACGGATGAAGGAATACGAAACGCCATCTTTATTTTTTTACGGTTTGTTTTCATCATCTTTATTTCTACGCTTTTAACGTTAACGACAAAACCTCTGGAAATTACAGATGGTTTGGAAAAATTATTATATCCGTTCAAACACTTTTTACCGGTTCATGAGATTGCTTTGATGTTATCGATTGCCTTACGATTTGTTCCTACTTTGCTAGAAGAAACAGATAAAATAATGGATGCTCAGTGGGCAAGAGGGGTTGATTTTAATACAGGAAGCTTGCTTCAACGTATCAAAGCTATCATTCCTATCTTAGTGCCTCTATTTGTGAGTGCTTTTGACCGGGCTTATGATCTCTCCATTGCGATGGAAGCAAGAGGTTTTCAAGGGGGAGAAGGTCGGAGCAAGTATCGACAATTAATCTGGCATTCCAAGGACACGTGGGCTGTATGGCTTACCGTCATCGTATGTTTGGTCGTCTTATACTTAAGAACTTAA
- a CDS encoding C39 family peptidase: MKQQSLKLIFSLVFLLVSFGCSDCRVGAPTEETFREKVATEPRTLEEAPSSAGIAPGDQSSDQEASLQVVASRQPSQPSSEKSQTETKATDLPQQASLKQVLLVSPQLQEVWYYCAPTTVSMMLSARGIRIDQHTLAMKMRTYEPYGTHNRNIKDGYPMYYTIDSG; encoded by the coding sequence ATGAAACAGCAGAGCTTGAAATTAATTTTTTCGTTAGTCTTTTTACTTGTCAGCTTTGGCTGTTCAGATTGTCGAGTAGGCGCTCCGACTGAAGAGACTTTCAGAGAGAAAGTAGCGACAGAGCCCCGGACGTTAGAAGAAGCGCCTTCTTCTGCAGGCATTGCTCCCGGAGACCAATCCTCTGATCAGGAAGCATCCCTTCAAGTAGTCGCAAGTCGTCAGCCCTCTCAACCCTCCAGTGAGAAATCCCAGACAGAAACGAAAGCAACAGATTTACCTCAGCAGGCTTCGCTCAAGCAGGTCTTGCTGGTCTCTCCCCAACTGCAAGAAGTCTGGTATTATTGTGCGCCAACAACTGTTAGTATGATGCTATCCGCGAGAGGGATTCGGATCGACCAACACACGTTAGCGATGAAAATGAGAACTTATGAACCCTATGGGACGCATAACCGAAATATCAAAGATGGCTACCCCATGTATTACACGATTGATTCTGGGTGA
- the rplM gene encoding 50S ribosomal protein L13 — translation MRQTYMAKASEVERNWVVLDATDIPLGRLAAVAASMLRGKNKPTFTPNVDTGDYVIIVNAEKVKLTGKKALDKKYYRHSGYPGGIKETTAGKLREEKPERLIETAIRGMLPKSRLGRKQFTHLHVYAGNDHKHQAQQPQVVDLEKLI, via the coding sequence ATGCGTCAAACTTATATGGCAAAAGCTAGTGAAGTTGAACGTAACTGGGTTGTTTTAGATGCGACTGATATTCCATTAGGTCGTTTAGCAGCTGTAGCAGCCAGCATGTTACGTGGTAAGAATAAACCAACTTTCACCCCTAACGTAGACACAGGTGATTATGTTATCATCGTTAATGCTGAAAAGGTTAAATTAACTGGTAAAAAAGCGCTCGATAAGAAATATTATCGTCACTCAGGTTATCCAGGTGGAATCAAAGAAACAACTGCTGGTAAACTTCGTGAAGAAAAACCAGAACGTTTAATTGAAACTGCTATTCGTGGGATGTTACCTAAGAGCCGTTTAGGTCGTAAGCAATTTACACATTTACATGTGTATGCAGGTAATGATCACAAGCATCAAGCTCAACAACCACAAGTTGTTGATTTAGAAAAGTTAATTTAA
- a CDS encoding energy-coupling factor ABC transporter ATP-binding protein produces the protein MRIEFQNVDFAYGVGTPFEIQSLHEVNLVIPDGSFTAFIGHTGSGKSTAIKHLNGLNKPSKGLVKLDDDVITASTKGEILRRVRRKVGMVFQFPESQLFEETVIKDVMFGPKNYGASEEEAEEKATKALKLVGIEESIYKKSPFDLSGGQMRRVAIAGILAMEPEVLVLDEPTAGLDPQGHREMMAMFYDLYQKHHLTVVLVTHQMNDVAKYANHVIVMAKGTVAKEGSPTEIFKDPAWLKEHSLGLPDALSFKEKLEQQAGFSLPGNPLTLETLADSIQAYFKRGMKDEE, from the coding sequence ATGCGTATTGAATTCCAAAATGTAGATTTTGCGTATGGCGTAGGGACGCCTTTTGAAATTCAGTCTTTGCATGAGGTTAATTTGGTGATCCCTGATGGAAGTTTTACAGCCTTTATTGGACATACAGGGAGTGGAAAATCCACGGCTATCAAACATTTAAATGGCTTGAATAAGCCGAGTAAAGGTTTAGTTAAATTGGATGATGACGTGATTACTGCATCGACTAAGGGAGAAATTTTAAGACGTGTTCGTCGAAAAGTAGGAATGGTTTTTCAATTTCCAGAATCTCAATTATTTGAGGAAACAGTCATTAAAGATGTGATGTTTGGTCCTAAAAATTACGGAGCCAGTGAAGAAGAAGCCGAAGAAAAAGCTACAAAAGCTTTAAAATTAGTAGGAATAGAAGAATCTATTTATAAAAAATCCCCCTTTGATTTATCAGGGGGACAGATGAGAAGAGTAGCTATTGCTGGTATTTTGGCAATGGAGCCTGAAGTTTTGGTATTAGATGAACCGACAGCCGGATTAGATCCACAAGGGCATCGAGAGATGATGGCGATGTTTTATGACCTTTACCAAAAACATCATCTAACAGTGGTCTTAGTGACACATCAAATGAATGATGTAGCTAAGTATGCGAACCATGTGATTGTAATGGCAAAAGGAACAGTAGCTAAAGAAGGTAGCCCAACGGAAATTTTTAAGGATCCAGCTTGGTTAAAAGAGCATAGCTTAGGGTTACCGGATGCGTTAAGTTTTAAGGAAAAGCTAGAGCAGCAAGCAGGTTTTTCTTTGCCAGGCAATCCTTTAACTTTAGAGACGTTAGCAGATAGTATTCAAGCGTATTTTAAAAGGGGAATGAAAGATGAAGAATAG
- the rplQ gene encoding 50S ribosomal protein L17, which produces MSYRKLGRTSSQRKAMLRDLTTDLLINERITTTETRAKEIRKTAEKMITLGKKGDLAARRRAAAYLRNEVAEVRAEEDKIVIETALQKLFNDLGKRYAERNGGYTRILKTEPRRGDNAPMVIIELV; this is translated from the coding sequence ATGAGCTATCGCAAATTAGGTCGTACCAGTTCACAACGTAAAGCGATGTTACGTGATTTAACTACTGATTTGTTGATTAATGAGCGCATTACAACAACTGAAACTCGTGCGAAAGAAATTCGTAAAACGGCTGAAAAAATGATTACTCTTGGTAAAAAAGGTGACTTAGCTGCTCGCCGTCGTGCTGCTGCTTACTTACGTAATGAAGTTGCAGAAGTACGTGCTGAAGAAGACAAGATTGTTATTGAAACAGCTTTACAAAAATTATTTAATGATTTAGGGAAACGTTATGCAGAACGTAATGGGGGATATACCCGTATCCTTAAAACAGAACCACGCCGTGGAGACAATGCTCCAATGGTAATTATTGAATTAGTCTAG
- the nth gene encoding endonuclease III — MLSNENAYYLLQEIIALYPKVETELHHRNPFELLIAVILSAQTTDQGVNKVTPALFRDYPTPEALAQAHPKDLEPYLHTIGLYKNKAKYIQQTAQQIVTRFNGKVPSNRKNLESLSGVGRKTASVVLSIAFDIPAFAVDTHVQRVCKHHAIVPKDATVLQVEQRVTSLLPPTQWRQAHQALVRFGRYICTARQPHCFDYPQLFTLPLKQEEDQLPHL, encoded by the coding sequence ATGTTATCTAACGAAAATGCTTATTACCTACTCCAAGAGATTATTGCTCTCTATCCAAAAGTAGAAACCGAACTTCATCACCGCAATCCCTTTGAACTTTTAATAGCTGTTATTTTAAGCGCTCAAACCACCGATCAAGGGGTAAATAAAGTTACACCTGCGTTATTTCGTGACTATCCAACCCCTGAAGCCCTCGCTCAAGCTCATCCTAAAGATTTAGAACCTTACCTTCATACCATAGGTCTCTACAAAAACAAAGCCAAATATATCCAACAAACCGCTCAACAAATTGTGACGCGTTTTAACGGAAAAGTGCCTTCCAATCGAAAGAATTTAGAAAGTTTAAGTGGAGTAGGTCGAAAAACAGCGAGTGTGGTGCTCAGTATCGCTTTTGATATTCCCGCCTTTGCAGTAGATACCCATGTTCAACGTGTCTGTAAACATCACGCCATTGTGCCCAAAGACGCTACCGTTCTACAAGTCGAACAACGCGTCACTTCTCTTCTTCCTCCCACCCAATGGCGCCAAGCTCACCAAGCCCTTGTCCGATTTGGCCGATATATCTGTACCGCTCGTCAACCCCATTGTTTTGACTATCCACAACTCTTTACCCTTCCACTCAAACAGGAAGAAGATCAACTTCCTCATCTCTAA
- the rpsI gene encoding 30S ribosomal protein S9: MAQASYQATGRRKDSTARVRLVPGTGNIFFNGKPMEEYLPYASLFVIVKQPLTVTQTEGQYDIHINVQGGGFSGQSGAARHGIARALLEVDPDFRKPLKAAGLLTRDPRMKERKKPGLKKARKAPQFSKR; this comes from the coding sequence GTGGCACAAGCAAGTTATCAAGCAACAGGACGCCGTAAGGATTCTACTGCCCGCGTACGCTTAGTACCTGGTACTGGTAATATCTTCTTTAATGGAAAACCTATGGAAGAATACTTACCATACGCATCCTTATTTGTTATTGTTAAACAACCTTTAACTGTTACACAAACTGAAGGTCAATATGACATTCATATCAATGTTCAAGGTGGTGGATTCTCTGGTCAATCTGGTGCAGCTCGTCACGGAATTGCACGCGCATTACTTGAAGTAGATCCAGACTTCCGTAAACCATTAAAAGCAGCTGGTTTATTAACACGTGATCCACGTATGAAAGAACGTAAAAAACCAGGTCTTAAGAAAGCTCGTAAAGCTCCACAATTCTCCAAACGTTAA
- a CDS encoding energy-coupling factor ABC transporter ATP-binding protein, with protein sequence MESILSVKDVCFRYDREDKKRTIDHVSFDIQAEEWVAVIGHNGSGKSTMAKLIDGLLEAESGQIKVAGLELNEENVWDIRHSVGLVFQNPDNQFVGATVEDDVAFGLENIGMPHQQMVERVHWALEQVGMLAYREYEPSNLSGGQKQRVAIAGILALGPDIIILDESTSMLDPAGRREVMAVIRQLKKQSNLTVLSITHDLEEASWADRILVFREGKIVQEGTPAEIFSFGEQLIEMGLGVPFSVQLKHELEKRGFAFEEGYYSEQRMVDDLCVLNSKM encoded by the coding sequence TTGGAATCGATACTCTCAGTAAAAGATGTTTGTTTTCGTTATGACAGAGAAGATAAAAAAAGAACGATTGATCACGTGTCATTTGATATCCAAGCAGAAGAATGGGTGGCTGTAATTGGGCACAATGGCTCTGGAAAGTCAACAATGGCCAAATTAATCGATGGGCTTTTGGAAGCAGAAAGTGGTCAAATAAAAGTTGCAGGTTTGGAATTAAATGAAGAAAATGTATGGGACATTCGCCATTCAGTAGGGCTTGTTTTTCAAAACCCAGATAATCAGTTTGTAGGGGCAACGGTAGAAGATGATGTGGCTTTTGGTTTAGAAAATATAGGTATGCCTCATCAACAAATGGTTGAACGTGTTCATTGGGCTTTGGAACAAGTGGGCATGTTAGCCTATCGGGAATATGAACCGAGCAATCTTTCCGGAGGGCAAAAACAACGCGTAGCCATTGCCGGCATTCTGGCTTTAGGTCCTGATATTATTATTTTGGATGAATCAACTTCTATGTTAGATCCTGCGGGGAGAAGAGAAGTCATGGCAGTTATTCGACAATTGAAGAAACAATCTAATTTAACGGTGCTTTCTATTACGCATGATTTAGAAGAAGCTTCGTGGGCAGATCGCATTCTAGTTTTCCGCGAAGGGAAAATTGTGCAAGAAGGCACACCAGCTGAGATTTTTTCTTTTGGAGAACAACTGATTGAGATGGGTCTAGGCGTTCCTTTTAGTGTACAGTTAAAACATGAACTCGAAAAAAGAGGGTTTGCCTTTGAAGAAGGCTATTATTCAGAGCAGAGGATGGTGGATGACTTATGCGTATTGAATTCCAAAATGTAG
- a CDS encoding acyltransferase family protein: MDKRRNYFPQLDGVRFLCLLAIILYHYFPNQLSGGFLAVDLFLILSGFLLANQLTVYEEGTISFGRLISHFFKRLGKLLKPLLLFLVVSLISLALFRRDLLTNVRSSVLSSLFFGNNWEQIWQGKSYFSNFLNPSIYTHLWYLGVYAQSVLLFYGVYAFVKKRTNQTQVLRMVLIGISLLSAILMAVYFQAGQDPTRVYYGTDTRLFSFFLGAFGGIGIPKSWRRFRSRFSWTKNLDFFLVGIEIILFLAMKFLTDASPLAYYGGMFLWDLFALWFILGLTIRPSFISKLFSFSPLVWLGQRTYPMYLWYYPIYILCSASASENSWIGKHIFLQILFILVLGIGSQRLLQGPTFEVPIFFRKKGEPLHFKTSMKRMCQSTAPLRQRFVFWLCMGSVVLATGILFLAPTSDLAQESDRLMKQKAQHLNVQNKKELVNNKEEVEKYKNELTEDQSRLLEHFSDEEFLQANGKAFTFLGDSLTIDVASGVTALFPQSNVCAKVGLQVWQAPSLLEEFKGKESIHEDLVVALGSNGTFTEKQMKHLLEMTQAKKVYFVTTHINRPWREKVNGDLKKMCDESQGKYRLIDWSSYYQSHATADWLAPDKFHFVEPGIQAWIDFVGHALLEDKVNNS; encoded by the coding sequence ATGGATAAAAGAAGAAATTATTTTCCTCAGTTAGATGGCGTGCGCTTTCTGTGTTTATTAGCTATTATTTTATATCATTATTTTCCGAACCAGCTGTCAGGTGGTTTTTTAGCAGTTGATTTGTTTTTGATTTTATCTGGCTTTTTGCTGGCCAATCAGTTGACTGTATATGAAGAAGGCACTATAAGCTTCGGACGATTAATTTCTCATTTCTTTAAACGATTAGGAAAACTATTAAAACCTTTGTTGTTGTTTTTAGTGGTAAGTTTGATAAGTCTTGCTTTGTTTCGAAGGGATTTATTGACCAATGTGCGTTCTTCCGTTTTATCTAGTTTGTTCTTTGGAAATAATTGGGAACAGATTTGGCAAGGAAAGTCTTATTTCTCTAATTTTTTAAATCCTTCTATTTATACGCATTTGTGGTATTTGGGGGTCTATGCTCAGTCTGTCTTACTCTTCTATGGAGTGTATGCTTTTGTAAAAAAACGAACGAATCAAACGCAAGTCTTACGAATGGTTTTAATCGGTATTTCTCTTCTTTCAGCGATTTTGATGGCGGTATACTTTCAGGCAGGACAAGATCCGACTCGAGTTTACTATGGAACAGATACTCGATTGTTCTCTTTCTTTTTAGGAGCTTTTGGAGGGATTGGAATCCCTAAGAGTTGGCGACGGTTTCGGTCACGCTTTTCTTGGACAAAAAATTTAGATTTTTTCTTAGTAGGAATAGAGATTATTCTCTTCCTAGCAATGAAGTTTCTGACGGATGCTAGCCCACTGGCTTACTATGGAGGAATGTTTTTATGGGATCTTTTCGCTTTATGGTTTATTTTAGGTTTAACGATCAGACCCTCTTTTATCTCTAAATTGTTCAGCTTTTCTCCATTGGTGTGGTTAGGACAAAGGACGTATCCTATGTATTTATGGTATTACCCGATTTATATTTTATGCAGTGCAAGTGCTAGTGAGAATAGCTGGATAGGAAAACATATTTTCCTACAAATTTTGTTTATCTTAGTTTTAGGAATTGGCAGTCAAAGACTGTTGCAGGGGCCAACATTTGAAGTCCCTATCTTCTTTCGAAAAAAAGGTGAGCCCTTACATTTTAAAACAAGTATGAAAAGAATGTGTCAATCAACAGCTCCCCTTCGACAACGCTTTGTTTTTTGGTTATGTATGGGGAGTGTAGTTTTAGCTACAGGGATTCTGTTTCTGGCTCCAACGTCTGATCTTGCACAAGAATCGGATCGGTTGATGAAACAAAAGGCCCAACATCTCAATGTCCAAAATAAAAAAGAACTTGTCAATAATAAAGAAGAAGTGGAAAAATATAAAAACGAATTAACAGAGGACCAGAGTAGGTTACTAGAGCACTTTAGTGATGAAGAATTTCTACAAGCTAATGGGAAAGCCTTTACTTTTTTAGGAGATTCCTTAACGATAGATGTAGCGTCTGGGGTGACAGCTTTGTTTCCTCAATCGAACGTTTGTGCAAAGGTCGGACTACAAGTTTGGCAGGCTCCTTCCTTATTAGAAGAATTTAAAGGAAAAGAATCTATCCATGAAGACTTAGTGGTTGCTTTAGGATCTAATGGAACATTTACAGAAAAACAAATGAAACATTTATTAGAAATGACACAAGCAAAGAAAGTTTATTTTGTGACAACACATATTAATCGCCCTTGGAGAGAAAAAGTAAATGGTGATTTGAAAAAAATGTGTGACGAATCGCAAGGAAAGTATCGCTTAATAGATTGGTCTTCCTATTATCAATCGCATGCTACTGCGGATTGGCTAGCTCCAGATAAATTTCATTTTGTCGAACCAGGAATTCAAGCTTGGATTGATTTTGTGGGACATGCTCTTTTGGAAGACAAGGTCAACAATTCCTAA
- a CDS encoding alpha/beta hydrolase has product MVKKFKARLISGGIAFLLGTVILTGVVGNYFVNYALVPQHGGQERKVKDPKQENEGLARRKKEEKEARDRWLTAVKEQTEEVSISSKEGLRLAGHAYRQISPTHNWMIVVHGYQSSEEESQILAQHFYQAGYHVLTYSQRGCGKSEGDYIGMGLLEKEDLKRWTQWVIDQDADSRVIYHGTSMGGATVLLASGEQLPDQVKAIVSDCSYTSIWAIFASELKARFSLPSFPVLDMARAVGRFRAGYDIKEGDVEQAVSQSQLPIFFLHTKEDTFVPVEMVQSLYQAKTGGQKDLFIYETGKHAEAKYHPDYYEKIQSFIENIKQNKARTFDFKRTSF; this is encoded by the coding sequence ATGGTAAAAAAATTTAAAGCAAGACTCATCAGTGGAGGAATAGCTTTTCTTTTAGGAACAGTGATTTTGACAGGTGTAGTTGGCAATTATTTTGTGAATTATGCTTTAGTGCCTCAGCATGGAGGACAGGAACGAAAAGTGAAAGATCCTAAACAAGAGAATGAGGGACTCGCTCGGAGGAAAAAAGAAGAAAAAGAAGCGAGAGATCGTTGGTTAACGGCAGTTAAGGAGCAAACAGAAGAAGTAAGTATTTCTTCGAAGGAAGGCTTACGCTTGGCGGGTCACGCTTATCGGCAAATTTCACCTACGCACAATTGGATGATTGTGGTTCACGGCTATCAATCGAGTGAAGAGGAGTCTCAAATTTTAGCTCAACATTTTTATCAAGCGGGCTATCATGTGCTCACCTATAGTCAGAGAGGATGTGGGAAGAGTGAAGGCGACTACATTGGGATGGGGCTTTTGGAGAAGGAAGATCTGAAGAGATGGACTCAGTGGGTAATTGATCAAGACGCGGACAGTCGGGTGATTTACCATGGAACGTCAATGGGCGGAGCAACTGTGCTATTGGCGAGTGGCGAACAGCTTCCAGATCAAGTGAAAGCTATCGTTTCGGATTGTTCTTATACAAGTATTTGGGCGATCTTTGCTTCTGAATTGAAGGCTCGTTTTTCTCTACCGAGTTTTCCAGTCTTGGATATGGCGAGAGCTGTGGGGAGATTTAGAGCGGGATATGACATCAAAGAAGGCGATGTAGAGCAGGCAGTCAGCCAGAGCCAGCTTCCTATTTTCTTCCTCCATACAAAAGAGGATACATTTGTTCCTGTAGAGATGGTCCAAAGTCTCTATCAAGCTAAAACAGGGGGTCAGAAAGATCTCTTCATTTATGAAACAGGAAAACATGCAGAAGCCAAGTATCATCCCGATTACTATGAGAAAATTCAGAGCTTTATTGAAAATATCAAGCAAAATAAAGCAAGGACGTTCGATTTTAAACGAACGTCCTTTTAA